In the genome of Bradyrhizobium arachidis, one region contains:
- a CDS encoding tetratricopeptide repeat protein — MRTSRRAIVAFVLGAGALAAPALAFDGAPVNKDATIPVVTTLPGAAPAVRSKVPAPVTAPQETSLSALQYAAEGGHPIAQWKLGRMYANGDGVAQDDVRAFEYFSRIANAHAEDSPSAPQAQVVANAFVALGRYYLSGIPNSKVKPDQDRAREMFSYAASYFGNADAQYDLARLYLKTPDASREDFRYGARWLGLAAQKGQHEAQALLGQMLFNGDRLPRQAARGLMWLTLARDSAGADETWIKESYNRAFAKASDDDRAMCLQMLEQWVQGRRE, encoded by the coding sequence ATGCGGACATCTAGGCGTGCCATTGTTGCGTTTGTGTTGGGGGCCGGTGCGCTGGCCGCGCCCGCGCTCGCCTTTGATGGCGCGCCGGTCAACAAGGACGCCACCATCCCGGTCGTGACCACCTTGCCGGGTGCCGCGCCCGCCGTGCGCAGCAAGGTGCCGGCGCCGGTGACCGCGCCTCAGGAGACCAGCCTCAGCGCACTGCAATATGCCGCCGAGGGCGGTCATCCCATCGCGCAGTGGAAGCTCGGCCGCATGTACGCCAATGGCGACGGCGTGGCCCAGGACGATGTCCGCGCCTTCGAATATTTCAGCCGGATCGCCAATGCGCATGCCGAGGACAGCCCGTCGGCGCCGCAGGCGCAGGTCGTGGCCAATGCCTTCGTCGCGCTCGGCCGCTACTATCTGAGCGGCATCCCGAACTCCAAGGTCAAGCCGGACCAGGACCGGGCGCGTGAGATGTTCTCCTACGCGGCCTCCTATTTCGGCAATGCGGATGCCCAGTACGATCTCGCCCGGCTCTACCTGAAGACGCCGGACGCTTCGCGCGAGGATTTCCGCTACGGCGCGCGCTGGCTCGGCCTTGCCGCCCAGAAGGGCCAGCACGAGGCCCAGGCGCTGCTCGGCCAGATGCTGTTCAACGGCGACCGCCTGCCGCGGCAGGCTGCGCGCGGCCTGATGTGGCTGACCCTGGCGCGTGACAGCGCAGGCGCCGATGAGACCTGGATCAAGGAAAGCTACAACCGCGCCTTCGCCAAGGCCTCCGACGACGATCGCGCCATGTGCCTGCAAATGCTGGAACAGTGGGTGCAGGGCCGCCGCGAGTAG
- the ilvD gene encoding dihydroxy-acid dehydratase produces MDAKANIKQRLPSRHVTEGPARAPHRSYFYAMGLTTEQIHQPFVGVASCWNEAAPCNIALMRQAQAVKKGVASGGGTPREFCTITVTDGIAMGHDGMRSSLPSRECIADSVELTVRGHAYDALVGLAGCDKSLPGMMMAMVRLNVPSIFIYGGSILPGNFRGQQVTVQDMFEAVGKHSVGAMSDEDLDEIERVACPSAGACGAQFTANTMATVSEAIGLALPYSAGAPAPYEIRDAFCMTAGEKVMDLIAENLRPRDIVTRKALENAAAVVAASGGSTNAALHLPAIAHEAGIKFDLFDVAEIFKKTPYVADLKPGGRYVAKDMFEVGGIPLLMKTLLDNGFLHGDCITVTGRTIAENLKSVKWNPHQDVVHPADKPITVTGGVVGLKGNLAPEGAIVKVAGMSNLKFTGPARCFDREEDAFEAVQKRTYREGEVIVIRYEGPKGGPGMREMLQTTAALTGQGMGGKIALITDGRFSGATRGFCIGHVGPEAAVGGPIGLLEDGDIIEIDADVGTLNVKLSDAELTQRKTKWSARATNHTSGALWKYAQQVGPAVGGAVTHPGGAHEKQCYADI; encoded by the coding sequence ATGGACGCGAAGGCCAACATCAAGCAGAGGCTGCCGAGCCGTCACGTGACGGAAGGCCCTGCGCGCGCGCCGCACCGGTCCTACTTCTACGCCATGGGTCTGACCACCGAGCAGATCCACCAGCCTTTCGTCGGCGTCGCCTCCTGCTGGAACGAGGCCGCTCCCTGCAACATCGCCCTGATGCGCCAGGCCCAGGCGGTGAAGAAGGGCGTCGCGTCGGGCGGCGGCACGCCCCGCGAATTCTGCACCATCACCGTCACCGACGGCATCGCCATGGGCCATGACGGCATGCGCTCCTCGCTGCCGTCGCGCGAATGCATCGCCGACTCGGTCGAACTGACCGTGCGCGGCCATGCCTATGACGCCCTCGTCGGTCTCGCCGGCTGCGACAAGTCGCTGCCGGGCATGATGATGGCGATGGTCCGTCTCAACGTGCCCTCGATCTTCATCTACGGCGGCTCGATCCTGCCCGGCAATTTCCGCGGGCAGCAGGTCACCGTGCAGGACATGTTCGAGGCGGTCGGCAAGCACTCGGTCGGCGCCATGTCGGACGAGGACCTCGACGAGATCGAGCGCGTGGCGTGCCCCTCGGCGGGCGCCTGCGGCGCGCAGTTCACCGCCAACACCATGGCGACCGTCTCGGAAGCTATTGGCCTCGCGCTGCCTTACTCGGCCGGTGCCCCGGCGCCCTACGAGATCCGCGACGCCTTCTGCATGACCGCAGGCGAGAAGGTGATGGACCTGATCGCCGAGAACCTCCGGCCGCGCGACATCGTCACCCGCAAGGCGCTGGAGAATGCCGCTGCCGTGGTCGCAGCCTCCGGCGGCTCGACCAATGCTGCACTGCACCTGCCGGCGATCGCGCACGAGGCCGGCATTAAGTTTGACTTATTCGACGTCGCCGAAATCTTCAAAAAGACACCTTATGTCGCGGATTTGAAGCCGGGTGGTCGTTATGTCGCCAAAGACATGTTTGAAGTAGGTGGCATACCGCTTCTGATGAAGACGCTGCTCGACAACGGATTTCTCCACGGCGACTGCATTACGGTCACCGGTCGAACGATCGCCGAAAACCTCAAAAGCGTGAAATGGAATCCGCACCAGGACGTGGTGCACCCGGCAGACAAGCCCATCACCGTGACAGGCGGTGTGGTCGGTCTGAAGGGGAATTTGGCGCCAGAAGGTGCGATCGTGAAAGTCGCGGGAATGTCTAACCTCAAGTTTACCGGTCCGGCCAGGTGCTTCGACCGTGAGGAGGATGCTTTCGAGGCGGTCCAGAAGCGCACCTATCGCGAAGGCGAAGTCATCGTGATCCGCTACGAGGGGCCCAAGGGCGGTCCCGGCATGCGGGAAATGCTCCAGACCACCGCGGCGCTGACCGGCCAGGGCATGGGCGGCAAGATCGCGCTCATCACCGACGGCCGCTTCTCCGGCGCCACCCGCGGCTTCTGCATCGGCCATGTCGGCCCGGAGGCGGCGGTCGGCGGCCCGATCGGGCTGCTCGAGGACGGCGACATCATCGAGATCGATGCGGACGTCGGTACCCTTAACGTAAAATTGAGTGACGCTGAGCTCACTCAGCGCAAGACCAAATGGAGCGCTCGCGCGACTAACCACACGTCGGGTGCGCTCTGGAAGTATGCTCAGCAGGTTGGACCAGCAGTCGGAGGGGCAGTAACCCATCCGGGCGGCGCGCACGAGAAACAGTGCTATGCGGACATCTAG